The DNA window TCTCGAACTACCAATAATGGACCGCCACTCATCCTTTGGAACCACCGTTGGGAATATGATAAAAACCCTGAAACATTTTTTAAAACATTATACCGATTGGATAGCGATGGCATTGATTTTCGACTGGCAGTCTTGGGAGAAAATTTCAAAACAACACCATCCATTTTTGATGAAGCAAAAATTAAATTAAGTGATAAAATTGTTCATTTTGGTTACAGTGAATCATCCGATGATTATGCCAAATGGCTCTGGAAAGCGGATATTATTCCCGTCACTAACAATCAGGATTTCTTTGGCATTAGCATTATGGAAGCAGTCTACTGTAATACCTATCCACTCTTGCCGGATAGATTGACATACCGAGAATTACTCCCAAAGAAATTTCATGTAAACCATATTTATAAAAATGAAATCGACCTTTATGAAAAACTGAAATCGGCAATTGCAAATATTTCTGAAGTTAGAAAATTGAGATTTTCCTTAATAGCAAAAAAATATGATTGGTCAAATATGGCCTCCATTTATGACGAGTTATTCTCGTCCTTTATAAGTTAATTCTTAAATAATTCCGGAAATTTCCGGAGAGCAGTGGTTACTTTTTCAAAAGCATCAATAATATCCCTAATGTCCTGGGCATCGCCAAGCAAATGATTCTGCTTTAACCACACCGCTTCTTCATCGGCTAATCGTTCAGTCACTGACATCTGTAAAGCGCCATAATCATATCCTTTTAACCAAGGATATTCATTCGCATCAGTCACGAATAACTTTTCGCGGTAAAGCGGCGTATATCCCATATATGTATAAACCCCTTCCGCTTGCATGGCTTTAAAGAATTTTTCCCGAGGAATACCATGAAATGCATTTGAATCGTATCGAGTTAAGTAAATATGGTTGGATTCCCGTGTGGTACCATCATATTTACCATTCAACGAAATCCCCTCTATCTGCCCAATAGCATTATCAAGCTTCTGACGGTTCATATCTCTGAGTTTCATATCAATTTTAATAGAATCAATCTGAGGAATGAGCATGCTGGTCGCCATGGCATTCAGACGAAAATTGCCACCAAGAAATGAATGTTCATAAAATTCTCCACCCTTCGTTCTACCACAATTATGATAGGAAAAACATTTTTCATAAAAGGCTTCATTATTGGAAACAATGGCGCCCCCCTCTCCTGCAGACATATTTTTTGAAGTTTGAAAACTGAAAATGCCACCGAGACCTAATGCACCAACTTTTGCGCTATTCCATTCAGCTCCGTGGGCTTGGGCTGCATCCTCAAGAATTGGTATACCATGTTTTTTCCCTATCGCTAAAATTGCATCCATGTTAGCAGGATTACCCGAAATATGTACCGGCATGATTGCCTTTGTTTTTTCAGTAACGGCCGCTTCAATCAGATTTGCATCAATGTTAAAAGTATTGGGATCAATATCCACAAATACGGGTACGGCATTTGCCATAAGTACTGCAGATGCAGTTGCTATAAAAGTATAGGGTGGAACAATCACCTCATCTCCCGCTTTAACACCGGCGGCTTTGAGTAATACCCATAGAGCAGTCGTACCGGAACTGGTGCTGATACAATATTTCGCATCGTGAAATTCGGCAAATTTTTCTTCAAATCGACTAATAGCCGAACTGCCGACCCCCCATCCTTCATTTTCTAACGTAGCTATAATGGCGTCTTTCAACTCAGAAGTCGGTCTTGGCCATTCTGGGAATGGTTTCCTACGAATCGGATTGCCACCGTGGATTGCAAGTTTTGTCATTGTACTGTTTATATTTCCTTAATTCTTGAAG is part of the Candidatus Neomarinimicrobiota bacterium genome and encodes:
- a CDS encoding DUF3524 domain-containing protein, which produces MKILLLEPYFTGSHKSWALGFQLQSHHQIEILSMKGQFWKWRMHGGAVTMANQFNESDLKPDLIMATDMLDFTTFLSLTRKKSSEIPTAIYFHENQLSYPWSPSDRDVQGNQKKHYGFINYTSAFASDHVLFNSKYHQDAFIFEVKKLLTNFPDHNELETVKQIEAKSTVLHLGLDLSRFDISRTTNNGPPLILWNHRWEYDKNPETFFKTLYRLDSDGIDFRLAVLGENFKTTPSIFDEAKIKLSDKIVHFGYSESSDDYAKWLWKADIIPVTNNQDFFGISIMEAVYCNTYPLLPDRLTYRELLPKKFHVNHIYKNEIDLYEKLKSAIANISEVRKLRFSLIAKKYDWSNMASIYDELFSSFIS
- a CDS encoding DegT/DnrJ/EryC1/StrS family aminotransferase, which encodes MTKLAIHGGNPIRRKPFPEWPRPTSELKDAIIATLENEGWGVGSSAISRFEEKFAEFHDAKYCISTSSGTTALWVLLKAAGVKAGDEVIVPPYTFIATASAVLMANAVPVFVDIDPNTFNIDANLIEAAVTEKTKAIMPVHISGNPANMDAILAIGKKHGIPILEDAAQAHGAEWNSAKVGALGLGGIFSFQTSKNMSAGEGGAIVSNNEAFYEKCFSYHNCGRTKGGEFYEHSFLGGNFRLNAMATSMLIPQIDSIKIDMKLRDMNRQKLDNAIGQIEGISLNGKYDGTTRESNHIYLTRYDSNAFHGIPREKFFKAMQAEGVYTYMGYTPLYREKLFVTDANEYPWLKGYDYGALQMSVTERLADEEAVWLKQNHLLGDAQDIRDIIDAFEKVTTALRKFPELFKN